Proteins encoded in a region of the Chryseobacterium piperi genome:
- a CDS encoding COG1470 family protein — translation MIKNWALYLIILFPVLIFSQKQSNQFVNKKDSLLPGTATSISFTLENTTSKNKTYDIRVETSSPYITPILTKNDCSIEPSEHTVYIVPLRIATETPQGKYKVILYGTEKNDGEQLIKNLEIEISGSRKLSLTAINSPEFVRAGDIITSSFLLKNSGNITEKLILESKNAVVDHDASLLLPPGEAKIITISKKTDPGLGKNEYQNLNLSVYSPDYPQENQTAYSSTKIISVKPTEDDIYHRLPISASLSFIGMKNRGIYHDGFQGELYGKGSLDKDNKGILEFHAASSNPVEFNSFTQYEEYFINYRRENYFVHLGDKTYSSSFLTEYARYGRGGELRYNFKKFSVGGFYNHPRFFRDIKDEFNAYSTYKLNKESEITAGYLYKIPRTGENILGFNGLKLDSNAHLPYAIGKFKLNKNLDVSGELAYSKTDRTEGNAYMVQLLGSYDKINGNVMYMRASPQFAGYFTNTSTFNGNLQYKITKRLDMFVNYVQDARNFQRDTLFLAAPYRNYLQYGISYKYLRTGTVMLFNGFQKYRDRLEPRQFDYYEKFIRLSIDQQIGIFQVNLQGQLGKTDNYLIGFTGNSSFYTVNLAFEKFKTSFNVFGSYAITSRYQMQNQKQVYYGARIISRFTPQSDLSIFYQNNYIPEEYFNDRNLFEVLFHQRLFPGHEFDISGRYALQRGQLGNKDFIFSLRYTWRVNMPVQKIAEYTTLSGNIGNQGVKKIDGVRLTLGNHLSVTDKDGNFIFKNISPGDYLLEIDRSTTGINDISDISMPASVILNNKENIFNFNLTTASNIQGFITFNEKADENQISFAQFQLKRERKKKESIIIEATNGEQTYRKVAFVNENFDFTYLRPGEWDVKVYRNGLDKRYKISMDTFHFTLHPSETKMLAIDVVKQQTGVKYQQESIKVGYNTIKKQK, via the coding sequence ATGATTAAAAATTGGGCTTTATACCTTATCATACTATTCCCAGTACTTATTTTTTCTCAAAAACAATCTAACCAATTTGTCAACAAAAAAGATAGTCTACTGCCGGGAACAGCTACGTCTATTTCTTTTACTCTGGAAAACACTACATCAAAAAATAAAACCTATGATATCAGGGTTGAAACGTCAAGTCCTTATATCACTCCCATTTTAACCAAGAATGATTGTTCTATCGAACCATCTGAACACACAGTATACATTGTTCCCCTTCGCATTGCTACTGAAACTCCCCAAGGAAAATATAAAGTAATCTTATATGGAACAGAAAAAAATGATGGTGAGCAGCTTATTAAAAATTTAGAAATAGAAATTTCCGGAAGCAGAAAGCTATCCCTAACCGCAATCAATTCTCCTGAATTCGTAAGAGCAGGGGATATTATCACATCTTCATTTTTATTAAAAAACAGCGGAAACATCACTGAAAAACTGATACTTGAAAGCAAGAATGCCGTTGTAGATCACGATGCCTCACTTCTCTTGCCTCCCGGGGAAGCAAAAATAATAACCATCAGCAAAAAAACAGATCCCGGTTTAGGAAAAAATGAATACCAAAACCTTAATCTCTCTGTTTATTCTCCAGACTATCCCCAGGAAAACCAAACCGCCTACAGCAGCACCAAAATTATTTCTGTAAAACCAACAGAAGACGATATTTATCACCGGTTACCCATATCAGCATCTTTATCATTTATCGGAATGAAAAATCGTGGAATCTATCACGACGGATTTCAAGGAGAACTCTATGGTAAAGGTAGTTTGGATAAAGATAACAAAGGAATTCTTGAATTTCATGCAGCAAGTTCCAACCCTGTTGAATTCAACTCCTTTACCCAATATGAGGAATATTTTATTAACTACAGACGGGAAAACTATTTTGTTCACTTGGGAGATAAAACATATTCTTCGTCCTTTCTTACAGAATATGCCAGATACGGCCGAGGTGGGGAGCTGCGTTACAACTTTAAAAAATTTAGTGTCGGCGGGTTTTATAATCACCCGAGATTTTTCCGGGATATTAAAGATGAATTTAATGCATACTCGACTTATAAGCTTAATAAAGAATCCGAAATTACTGCGGGTTATTTATATAAAATCCCGAGAACCGGAGAAAATATTTTAGGATTTAATGGGTTGAAATTAGATTCCAATGCCCACTTACCCTACGCTATAGGAAAGTTTAAGCTCAATAAAAATCTGGATGTTTCCGGTGAACTGGCTTACAGTAAAACCGACCGGACAGAAGGAAATGCTTATATGGTCCAGCTTTTGGGAAGCTATGATAAAATCAATGGAAATGTTATGTATATGAGAGCCAGTCCGCAATTTGCCGGATACTTTACCAATACCAGTACGTTCAACGGAAACCTACAATACAAAATCACCAAACGCCTGGATATGTTTGTTAATTATGTTCAGGATGCCAGGAATTTTCAAAGGGATACGTTATTTTTAGCAGCACCATATAGAAATTATCTTCAATATGGAATCAGCTATAAATACCTTAGAACCGGTACTGTCATGCTATTCAATGGATTTCAGAAATATCGGGATAGGCTAGAGCCTAGACAGTTTGATTATTACGAAAAGTTCATCAGACTGAGTATTGATCAACAGATCGGTATTTTTCAAGTGAATCTGCAAGGGCAATTAGGAAAAACAGATAATTACCTTATTGGGTTTACAGGAAATTCCAGTTTTTATACCGTTAACTTAGCTTTTGAAAAGTTTAAAACTTCTTTTAATGTCTTTGGAAGTTATGCGATAACCTCTCGTTATCAGATGCAAAATCAAAAACAGGTATATTATGGAGCCCGTATTATAAGCAGGTTTACTCCGCAGTCCGATCTCAGTATCTTTTATCAGAACAATTATATACCTGAAGAATATTTTAACGACCGTAATCTTTTTGAAGTCCTGTTTCATCAACGCCTTTTCCCTGGCCATGAATTTGATATATCCGGACGCTATGCACTACAAAGGGGGCAGCTGGGAAATAAAGATTTTATATTTTCATTACGCTACACATGGCGTGTCAATATGCCGGTACAGAAAATTGCAGAATACACCACTCTATCCGGAAATATTGGAAATCAAGGGGTAAAGAAAATCGATGGTGTAAGACTGACGTTGGGAAACCATCTTTCAGTAACTGATAAAGACGGGAATTTTATATTTAAAAATATCAGCCCCGGAGACTATTTACTGGAAATAGACCGGTCAACAACCGGAATTAATGATATATCCGACATTAGTATGCCTGCTTCCGTCATACTGAACAATAAAGAAAATATATTTAATTTTAATTTAACTACGGCTTCTAACATTCAAGGGTTTATTACTTTCAATGAAAAGGCTGATGAAAACCAGATAAGTTTTGCCCAATTTCAATTAAAAAGAGAAAGAAAGAAAAAAGAAAGTATCATTATCGAAGCGACTAACGGAGAGCAAACCTATCGAAAAGTGGCTTTTGTAAATGAAAACTTTGACTTTACTTATTTACGTCCGGGAGAATGGGACGTAAAAGTTTATAGAAACGGACTGGATAAGCGTTACAAGATTTCCATGGACACTTTCCATTTTACATTACACCCTTCCGAAACCAAGATGCTTGCTATTGATGTTGTAAAACAGCAAACAGGGGTTAAATATCAACAGGAAAGTATAAAAGTAGGATATAATACCATAAAAAAACAAAAATGA
- a CDS encoding WxL protein host-binding domain-containing protein, translated as MIKRIFFFAFLIIPYLFLQASIVVLNGLTHNYKVESGQVYKGKVAIENTGSKPQNVKIFLQDFTYQANGSINYTEPHTNEKTNSDWIKLNTNYITLKAKEKTEVYYEITVPNQLAKPGSYWSVIIVEPVEDVKPSDSKAGVNITSIVRYAIQVITDYNAENIKPDLKFESVKVEKEEGRQVLKIAISNKGDIYCKPTATIEMYNRKSGQKIGTFSSLAMGLLPQTSKSFPIDISKIPPDKYNAVIIATDEDENAFALNVELEVKND; from the coding sequence ATGATAAAACGCATTTTCTTTTTTGCTTTCCTTATTATACCCTACTTATTTTTACAGGCAAGTATCGTAGTACTAAATGGTCTTACCCACAATTATAAAGTAGAATCCGGGCAGGTTTATAAAGGAAAAGTAGCGATAGAAAATACGGGCAGCAAGCCACAGAATGTAAAAATATTTCTACAAGACTTTACCTATCAGGCAAACGGCTCTATTAATTACACAGAACCTCATACTAATGAGAAAACCAATAGTGACTGGATTAAGCTTAATACGAATTACATTACTCTGAAAGCCAAGGAAAAGACCGAAGTTTATTATGAAATTACGGTTCCTAATCAGCTTGCGAAGCCAGGAAGTTACTGGAGTGTAATTATTGTCGAACCTGTAGAAGATGTAAAACCAAGTGACAGCAAGGCAGGGGTTAATATAACTTCTATTGTCCGATATGCCATTCAGGTGATTACTGATTATAATGCCGAGAATATAAAACCTGACCTGAAGTTTGAAAGTGTAAAGGTCGAGAAAGAAGAAGGCAGACAGGTTTTAAAAATTGCGATCTCCAATAAGGGCGATATTTACTGTAAACCTACAGCAACTATTGAGATGTATAACCGCAAGAGCGGACAGAAAATAGGAACATTTTCAAGCCTGGCCATGGGACTATTACCTCAAACATCCAAATCTTTCCCTATTGACATCAGTAAAATCCCACCTGACAAATACAATGCAGTCATCATCGCAACAGATGAAGATGAAAATGCTTTTGCTCTCAATGTGGAACTAGAAGTAAAAAATGATTAA
- a CDS encoding phosphocholine-specific phospholipase C, with translation MNRKEFLQKSSLLLAGLGTSSVLHPSILKALTIEPAALSTFYDAEHVVILMQENRSFDHAFGSLKGVRGFLDKKAFVKPDGHSVFFQKGNDGRYASPARLDLRNTKSTWMSSLPHSWSDQQKALNKGKYDRWLQSKASGNKDYKNIPLTLGYYNREDLPFYYQLADAFTIFDQYFCSSLTGTTPNRLFHWSGTLREQQNGKVKANVYNENIDYDNNRQARWKSFPEILEEQNVSWKIYQNEISLPKGMSGEQEAWLSNFTDNPIEWFSAYHVKFSKGYYQNIPNVISYLKKEIEKNPNQKERLESVIAELQDDLVKYHPDNYSKLSQKEKNLHEKAFTTNTGDPDFWNLEIGTDEHGERLVVPKGDVLFQFRKDVEEKKLPLVSWLIAPEHFSDHPGSPWYGAWYISEVLNILTNDPETWKKTIFIINYDENDGYFDHVLPFAPPLNPSQPVDINGKEGVEYVNKNQEYMSSPKLKDYERIEGAVGLGYRVPMIIASPWTKGGFVNSEVSDHTSVLQFLEKFIKKKFNKDTTIDNISDWRRAICGDLTSAFNASNIKVPPMDYINQKDYAKTINAAKNKPVPNLKWYTEKELSNNLLEIQEKGIKPSNALPYNYLVNLEDGHIKMTNLRETAIPLLVYDRTKLDQNQDNYYFSYALYDKLELSHPVNPGIYDYEVFGPNGFYRKFKGAQKPELEIRLLNDTKNNEVQLIFKKHTKSTISATLEDLYEKDQRKISLSKTEEKIIFKLNKNKGWYDLKIDVQGHIWHFSGRIETGKTSISDPHWA, from the coding sequence ATGAACAGAAAAGAATTTTTACAGAAATCCAGTTTATTACTGGCAGGCTTAGGAACTTCAAGTGTTTTACATCCTTCCATTTTAAAAGCGCTCACCATAGAACCGGCTGCCTTATCCACATTTTATGATGCCGAACATGTCGTTATTCTGATGCAGGAAAACCGGTCATTTGATCATGCTTTTGGATCTCTTAAAGGAGTAAGGGGCTTTCTTGACAAAAAAGCATTTGTTAAACCTGACGGGCATTCTGTTTTTTTTCAGAAAGGAAATGATGGGAGATATGCTTCTCCTGCCCGTTTAGACTTAAGAAATACCAAATCTACCTGGATGAGCTCATTACCGCACTCCTGGTCTGATCAGCAAAAAGCTTTAAATAAAGGAAAATATGACCGATGGTTACAGTCAAAAGCTTCAGGAAATAAAGATTACAAAAATATTCCGCTTACTTTAGGATATTATAATCGCGAAGATCTTCCATTCTATTATCAGCTAGCCGATGCATTTACCATATTCGATCAATACTTTTGTTCTTCTCTTACAGGTACTACACCCAACAGACTTTTTCATTGGTCAGGAACTCTTAGGGAACAGCAAAATGGCAAAGTAAAAGCCAATGTATATAATGAAAATATTGATTATGATAACAACCGCCAGGCAAGATGGAAAAGTTTTCCTGAAATATTAGAAGAGCAAAATGTTTCATGGAAAATATACCAGAATGAAATCAGCTTACCTAAAGGAATGTCGGGAGAACAGGAAGCCTGGTTAAGTAACTTCACAGACAATCCTATTGAATGGTTCTCCGCATACCATGTAAAATTTTCAAAAGGGTATTATCAAAACATCCCTAATGTCATCAGTTATCTTAAAAAAGAAATTGAAAAAAATCCTAATCAGAAAGAAAGATTGGAATCTGTAATTGCAGAATTGCAGGATGATCTGGTAAAGTATCATCCGGATAACTATTCCAAACTTTCTCAAAAGGAAAAGAATCTCCATGAAAAAGCATTTACCACGAATACCGGAGATCCTGATTTTTGGAATTTAGAGATAGGAACGGATGAGCACGGAGAGCGACTGGTAGTGCCTAAAGGCGATGTTTTATTCCAATTCCGTAAGGATGTGGAAGAGAAAAAGCTTCCTCTCGTTTCCTGGTTAATTGCTCCTGAACATTTTTCCGACCATCCGGGTTCACCATGGTATGGGGCATGGTATATTTCAGAAGTTTTAAATATTCTTACAAACGATCCTGAAACCTGGAAAAAAACCATTTTCATTATTAATTATGACGAAAATGACGGTTATTTTGATCATGTTCTTCCTTTTGCTCCTCCATTGAACCCCAGCCAGCCAGTTGATATAAATGGAAAAGAAGGTGTTGAATATGTCAACAAAAACCAGGAATATATGTCTTCTCCGAAATTAAAGGATTATGAACGCATAGAAGGAGCCGTTGGATTAGGATACCGTGTGCCTATGATTATTGCATCACCATGGACAAAAGGTGGTTTTGTAAACTCTGAAGTTTCAGATCATACTTCCGTTTTGCAATTCCTTGAAAAATTCATCAAGAAAAAGTTTAATAAAGATACCACGATAGATAATATCAGTGATTGGAGAAGGGCAATTTGCGGAGATTTAACTTCTGCATTTAACGCTTCTAATATTAAAGTTCCTCCAATGGATTACATAAATCAGAAAGATTATGCAAAGACCATTAATGCAGCGAAGAACAAACCTGTCCCTAACCTCAAGTGGTATACTGAAAAGGAGCTTAGCAATAATTTATTAGAGATTCAGGAAAAAGGAATTAAACCATCTAATGCTTTACCTTATAATTACCTTGTTAATCTGGAAGATGGGCATATCAAAATGACCAATTTAAGAGAAACCGCAATTCCATTATTAGTTTATGACAGAACTAAGTTGGATCAGAATCAGGATAACTATTACTTTTCTTATGCCTTATATGATAAGCTGGAATTATCACATCCTGTAAATCCGGGCATATATGATTATGAAGTCTTTGGTCCCAATGGCTTTTATAGAAAATTTAAAGGAGCTCAGAAACCGGAATTAGAAATCCGGCTTTTAAATGACACCAAGAATAATGAGGTTCAATTGATTTTCAAAAAACACACAAAAAGTACTATATCTGCTACTTTAGAAGACTTGTATGAAAAAGATCAAAGAAAAATTTCATTAAGCAAAACTGAAGAAAAAATAATCTTTAAATTAAATAAAAATAAAGGATGGTATGATCTGAAAATAGATGTTCAAGGGCATATATGGCACTTTTCAGGACGTATAGAAACTGGAAAAACTTCCATTTCAGACCCGCATTGGGCGTAA
- a CDS encoding SusD/RagB family nutrient-binding outer membrane lipoprotein: protein MKNIIKSLIITGAFALTSCETSLDKINENPNDQASIDPKSLLTFVSQDAFQVNGENMYASRMMIGIDGENVYQYMKWNDASFEVYTKGLLNTVKMMQEAERINNKNYTAIGKFFRAYYFFNLSLKFGGIPYSQAIKGESGITQPQYDSQEAVMSGILTELKEANDLINSNDKIEGDIVYKGDATKWKKLINSFRLKILISLSKKTTVGNYNIATEFASIVGSQPLMTSITDNGELKFADAADSRYSMFNNSSYGSSLYMADYFINFFKNRQDPRLFTFAAQTTSAKEAGKPITDFTGYNGGNPVSSYSDNAALVAAKNISKVNDRFYKDPTNEPSSVLSYSELEFILAEAAARGWISGSAKTHYDNAVKASFTFYQTYVKNPNLYFSGFDVNQYLTTPLVVYNNSAPLADQLERIMTQKYMTMFHQAQWTSYYDYLRTGYPNYPLPTGTSAPFRFRYPQSEYNYNSANLKASLATQYGGNDQINSKPWWLQ, encoded by the coding sequence ATGAAAAATATTATAAAATCATTAATCATTACAGGAGCTTTTGCCCTTACTTCATGTGAAACAAGTCTTGATAAAATCAATGAAAACCCTAATGACCAGGCAAGCATTGATCCCAAATCTCTTTTAACATTCGTTTCACAAGATGCTTTTCAGGTAAATGGTGAGAATATGTATGCCTCAAGAATGATGATCGGAATCGATGGGGAGAATGTTTACCAGTATATGAAATGGAATGATGCTTCTTTCGAGGTTTATACAAAAGGACTTTTGAATACTGTAAAAATGATGCAGGAAGCGGAAAGGATCAATAATAAAAACTATACTGCTATCGGTAAATTTTTCAGAGCTTATTATTTCTTCAATTTGAGCTTAAAGTTTGGTGGTATTCCTTATTCACAGGCAATAAAAGGAGAGTCTGGAATTACTCAGCCTCAATATGACAGCCAGGAAGCAGTGATGTCCGGAATATTAACGGAATTGAAAGAGGCCAATGACCTCATCAATTCTAATGATAAAATTGAAGGTGACATTGTATATAAGGGTGATGCAACCAAATGGAAAAAGCTCATCAACTCTTTCCGTTTAAAAATATTAATCTCTCTGTCTAAGAAAACCACTGTTGGAAACTATAATATCGCCACTGAATTTGCTTCAATCGTAGGAAGTCAGCCTTTAATGACTTCTATTACAGATAACGGAGAGCTTAAGTTTGCAGATGCAGCTGACAGCAGGTATAGTATGTTTAACAATAGTAGCTATGGTTCGAGTCTGTATATGGCAGATTATTTCATTAATTTCTTTAAAAACAGACAGGATCCACGTTTATTTACTTTTGCAGCTCAAACCACTTCTGCAAAAGAAGCCGGAAAGCCTATAACAGATTTTACCGGATATAACGGAGGAAATCCGGTTTCTTCTTATTCTGATAATGCTGCATTAGTCGCTGCTAAGAATATTTCAAAAGTCAATGACCGTTTCTATAAAGATCCTACCAATGAACCTTCTTCTGTTTTAAGTTATTCCGAATTAGAGTTTATTCTGGCGGAAGCAGCTGCAAGAGGATGGATCTCAGGATCTGCAAAAACACATTATGACAATGCTGTTAAAGCCAGCTTCACTTTCTACCAGACTTATGTTAAAAATCCAAATCTTTATTTTTCAGGATTTGATGTGAATCAATATTTAACAACACCATTAGTTGTTTATAATAATTCAGCCCCTTTAGCGGACCAGCTGGAAAGAATTATGACTCAGAAATATATGACCATGTTCCACCAGGCACAATGGACTTCTTATTACGATTACTTAAGAACAGGTTATCCGAATTATCCTTTACCGACCGGAACCTCAGCACCATTCAGATTTAGATATCCACAATCTGAATACAATTACAACAGTGCTAATCTTAAAGCTTCATTAGCAACCCAATATGGAGGAAATGATCAAATCAATTCTAAACCATGGTGGCTGCAATAA
- a CDS encoding SusC/RagA family TonB-linked outer membrane protein, translating into MKKTLATFAIFLLPLYLTAQEIHISGNVKSENGTSVSGVNITDKNTGQSVTTDENGNFTITANPKDILEFYSPDYSSYSIEVSSKRQYSIVLKKVNEKQIEGVVITALGIAKKKEKIGYATQEVGTKQFETITTPSIGNLFSGQVAGLNVSNPTGMQQAPEFTLRGNSNLVFVIDGVIVEKEVFQNLDPNNIDNINVLKGATASALYGSRGRFGAVLITTKNAKKKGFTVEFSQNTMITAGFTNLPKTQTQYGNGSHGKYEFWDGADGGVNDGDMIWGPKFVPGLKIAQWNSPIRDKVTGQVIPWYGTVAGSQYNDKSRYERVPIDWEYHDNLSTFLKPAVINNNSFAVSYKSNKDTYRLSGNFMNYDDRVPEAYLRRYGVNFSSENHLTDQLTFNTKFNFTQTFTPNVPNYDYNPSGHMYTILIWMGADVDGRALKNNMWVPGREGTLQANWNYAWYNNPWFGANYYKNQNRTNIINAQTGLEYKATKDFSIKGNISIVQNHNKQEILSPYSYFNYSAPRTGGYILNDEKTWNLNSDVLATYKKKFSDNFDIAINAGASTFYYKNNVDKASTDGLKVPEQYSLDNSIGAIKYYDYLKEKIIYSAYSTMDIGLYNAFFINVSGRNDWSSTLPKANRSYFYPSASLSAVVSNLVKMPEAVNMLKLSASWAKVAYDFQPYSIRNYYLNNNGIAFNGNPTNYYPTALNYENSLKPEQTKSYELGLSAGLFKNRITLDATYFRTLDYNNILQFPSAESSGFKTQYVNGNEYTTQGVEISLGLVPIKTKDFTWKSLINWSTYEQKLTSIYDNMPNYKNIQLGERMDSYYDYTWQKSPDGKVILSAETGMPTRANNPTNLGHFNPDWIFGFTNTFKYKKFTLNIGIDGSIGGVMRSQVVEKMWWGGKHPNSVEYRDREYANPGTYYFVPDGVNYNAATGTYTPHTKAISFQDWAQNYPYRARVTEDESDVFANVFNRTFVKLRSVILEYDFSYLLNPKGFVKNFTVNVSGYNLAMWKKAKNLYSDPDFKIGTGNDSKDPSKIGSGNDIQDPSSRWFGVGFNLKF; encoded by the coding sequence ATGAAGAAGACTTTAGCTACTTTTGCGATTTTTTTGCTCCCCCTTTATTTAACTGCTCAAGAAATCCACATTTCCGGAAATGTAAAATCCGAAAACGGCACCAGTGTTTCAGGTGTCAACATCACTGACAAAAACACAGGACAATCTGTTACCACTGATGAAAATGGTAATTTTACCATCACTGCAAACCCCAAAGACATTCTAGAGTTCTACTCACCGGATTATTCATCTTACAGCATAGAAGTGTCTTCTAAAAGACAATATTCTATTGTTTTAAAAAAAGTAAATGAAAAACAAATCGAAGGAGTGGTGATTACTGCTTTGGGAATTGCCAAGAAAAAAGAAAAAATTGGTTATGCTACTCAGGAAGTAGGAACTAAACAATTTGAAACTATTACCACTCCAAGTATAGGAAATCTCTTCTCCGGACAAGTTGCCGGATTAAATGTCTCCAATCCCACCGGAATGCAGCAGGCACCGGAATTTACATTAAGAGGAAATTCTAACCTGGTATTTGTAATCGATGGAGTCATCGTTGAAAAAGAAGTTTTTCAAAATTTAGATCCTAATAATATTGATAATATTAATGTTTTAAAAGGAGCAACAGCTTCTGCATTATATGGATCAAGAGGAAGGTTTGGTGCTGTTTTGATCACTACAAAAAATGCGAAGAAGAAAGGTTTTACGGTAGAGTTTTCACAAAATACAATGATCACAGCCGGGTTTACAAATCTTCCTAAAACTCAGACTCAATATGGAAACGGATCTCATGGAAAATACGAATTCTGGGACGGTGCAGATGGTGGAGTAAATGATGGAGATATGATCTGGGGACCGAAGTTTGTTCCAGGATTAAAAATCGCACAATGGAACAGTCCGATCAGAGATAAAGTTACAGGGCAGGTTATTCCATGGTATGGAACTGTTGCCGGAAGTCAGTATAACGATAAGTCAAGATATGAAAGGGTTCCTATTGACTGGGAATATCATGATAATTTAAGTACTTTTTTAAAACCGGCTGTCATCAATAATAACAGTTTTGCGGTAAGCTATAAAAGTAATAAAGATACCTACCGACTTTCGGGTAATTTTATGAATTATGATGACAGAGTTCCGGAAGCATATTTACGACGTTATGGCGTTAATTTTTCTTCAGAAAATCATTTGACTGATCAATTAACTTTTAACACCAAGTTCAACTTCACCCAAACTTTTACCCCAAACGTTCCCAATTACGATTATAATCCCAGCGGGCACATGTATACTATTCTCATCTGGATGGGAGCCGATGTAGATGGAAGAGCCTTAAAAAATAATATGTGGGTACCCGGTAGAGAAGGAACCTTACAAGCGAACTGGAATTACGCCTGGTACAATAACCCTTGGTTTGGAGCCAATTATTACAAAAATCAAAACAGGACTAATATCATCAATGCTCAAACAGGTCTGGAATACAAAGCTACCAAAGACTTCTCAATAAAGGGTAATATATCTATCGTTCAAAATCATAACAAACAGGAAATCTTAAGTCCTTATTCTTATTTCAATTATAGCGCGCCAAGAACCGGCGGGTATATTCTGAATGATGAAAAAACCTGGAATCTCAATTCTGATGTTTTAGCTACCTATAAGAAAAAGTTTTCTGATAATTTTGATATTGCCATCAACGCCGGAGCTTCTACATTTTATTATAAAAACAATGTTGATAAAGCTTCAACAGATGGTTTGAAAGTTCCTGAGCAGTATTCATTAGACAATTCTATTGGAGCCATAAAATATTATGACTATCTCAAAGAAAAAATCATCTATAGTGCCTACAGCACCATGGATATTGGTTTATACAATGCTTTCTTCATCAACGTTTCGGGACGTAACGACTGGTCTTCTACCCTACCAAAAGCTAACAGATCTTACTTCTACCCTTCTGCTTCATTAAGTGCCGTCGTATCAAATCTTGTTAAGATGCCGGAGGCTGTTAATATGTTAAAGCTTTCTGCTTCGTGGGCAAAAGTTGCGTATGACTTCCAACCCTATTCGATTAGAAATTATTATTTAAATAATAATGGAATTGCATTTAACGGAAATCCCACTAACTATTATCCAACAGCCTTAAATTATGAAAACTCTCTTAAACCTGAACAAACGAAATCATACGAATTAGGTTTAAGCGCGGGGCTATTCAAAAACAGAATTACATTAGATGCTACCTATTTCAGAACGTTGGACTATAACAACATCCTTCAGTTTCCAAGTGCTGAATCATCAGGTTTCAAAACTCAATATGTAAACGGAAACGAATATACTACCCAAGGTGTTGAAATTTCCTTAGGACTGGTTCCGATAAAAACAAAAGATTTTACCTGGAAATCATTGATTAACTGGAGTACGTACGAACAAAAGCTAACTTCTATCTATGATAACATGCCTAATTACAAAAATATCCAATTAGGAGAAAGAATGGATAGTTATTATGATTATACATGGCAGAAATCCCCAGATGGAAAAGTCATCCTGAGTGCTGAAACCGGAATGCCTACAAGAGCTAACAATCCAACGAACTTAGGCCATTTCAATCCTGATTGGATATTTGGATTCACCAATACATTCAAGTACAAAAAATTCACTTTAAATATTGGTATCGACGGAAGTATTGGTGGGGTCATGAGGTCTCAGGTTGTAGAAAAAATGTGGTGGGGCGGAAAACATCCTAATTCTGTAGAGTACAGAGATCGGGAGTATGCTAATCCGGGAACCTATTATTTTGTTCCTGATGGGGTAAATTACAATGCTGCTACTGGCACTTATACACCCCATACAAAAGCAATAAGCTTCCAGGACTGGGCACAAAACTATCCTTACCGTGCAAGGGTAACTGAGGATGAAAGTGATGTATTTGCTAATGTTTTCAACAGAACCTTTGTAAAACTGAGATCTGTAATCCTTGAATATGACTTCTCCTATTTACTTAATCCCAAGGGATTTGTGAAAAATTTCACAGTAAACGTATCCGGCTATAATTTGGCCATGTGGAAAAAAGCAAAAAATCTTTATTCAGATCCCGATTTCAAAATAGGAACCGGAAATGACAGTAAAGATCCATCGAAAATTGGGTCGGGAAATGATATTCAAGATCCTTCAAGTAGATGGTTCGGAGTCGGATTTAATCTTAAATTTTAA